The following coding sequences are from one Shewanella violacea DSS12 window:
- a CDS encoding efflux RND transporter periplasmic adaptor subunit, with amino-acid sequence MRQIVKIASFLSVALWITACGQNGDVKPGHKPGSTEVGVIKVTTLSQDIRIELPGRSKAFLEAEVRPQASGIITERSFVEGSDVHKGQSLYLIDSATYKARLLSTEADLASAKAGLVSAKAKALRFNELIKINAISQQDFEEADAQYKEALAKVAVANAAINTAKINLVYTEVKAPISGRIGKSSVTAGALVTANQTQILAKIQQLDPINVDIAQSSAQLLRLKAKLRQGKLQATDNADVQLILEDGTTYAHAGVLRFAEVSVDENTGSVTLRAEFPNPEGLLLPGMYVRAVLNAGTDPQAILVPQKAITRNSKGQAVAMLVNSDNKVESRVVTTAEVIDHQWRIIDGLAVGDTLIVEGLQKIRPGAAVKPVAAASSTSASQSANQK; translated from the coding sequence ATGCGGCAAATAGTGAAAATTGCCTCTTTTTTAAGTGTGGCGTTATGGATTACTGCTTGTGGACAAAATGGCGATGTTAAGCCAGGCCACAAGCCAGGAAGCACGGAAGTTGGCGTCATTAAAGTTACAACCCTGTCTCAGGATATTCGTATTGAATTGCCGGGAAGGAGTAAGGCCTTTCTCGAAGCTGAAGTCAGGCCTCAGGCATCGGGTATTATCACCGAACGTAGTTTTGTCGAAGGCAGTGATGTTCACAAGGGTCAGTCTCTGTATTTGATTGATTCAGCCACCTATAAAGCAAGACTGCTCAGCACAGAAGCCGATCTGGCTAGTGCTAAGGCTGGTTTAGTGTCGGCCAAAGCGAAAGCATTGCGTTTTAACGAGTTGATCAAGATAAATGCCATCAGTCAGCAAGATTTTGAAGAAGCGGATGCTCAGTATAAAGAAGCGCTAGCTAAGGTAGCTGTGGCTAACGCTGCCATAAATACCGCCAAAATCAACTTGGTCTATACGGAAGTTAAGGCGCCTATCTCGGGCAGGATTGGTAAGTCTAGTGTTACGGCTGGTGCGCTGGTGACAGCTAACCAGACACAAATCTTGGCAAAGATTCAGCAACTTGATCCTATCAATGTGGATATCGCTCAGTCCAGTGCACAGCTATTGCGCCTAAAGGCTAAGCTGAGACAAGGTAAATTACAGGCAACAGATAACGCAGATGTGCAGCTTATTCTCGAAGACGGCACTACTTATGCCCATGCGGGTGTATTGCGCTTTGCCGAGGTGAGTGTCGATGAGAATACTGGTTCGGTAACCTTGAGAGCCGAGTTCCCTAATCCTGAAGGTTTGTTATTGCCTGGCATGTATGTCCGTGCTGTGCTTAATGCAGGTACAGATCCGCAAGCGATTCTAGTGCCTCAGAAAGCGATCACCCGTAATAGTAAGGGCCAAGCCGTAGCTATGTTAGTCAATAGCGATAACAAGGTTGAATCTCGTGTCGTGACTACTGCCGAGGTGATCGATCACCAATGGCGGATCATAGATGGTCTGGCTGTCGGCGATACTCTCATTGTCGAAGGATTACAGAAAATTCGTCCTGGCGCTGCAGTTAAACCCGTAGCTGCCGCCTCAAGTACATCAGCCAGTCAGTCGGCTAACCAAAAATAA